A single genomic interval of Daucus carota subsp. sativus chromosome 1, DH1 v3.0, whole genome shotgun sequence harbors:
- the LOC108204229 gene encoding alpha-mannosidase At3g26720 produces MEGFNLKHSSILHILLFLLFSCFGVNSKYIAYNTSQGIVGDKINVHLVPHSHDDVGWLKTVDQYYFGGNNSIRGACVQNVLDSVIQALLDDKNRKFIYVEMAFFQRWWRQQSPALKKKVKELVNSGQLEFINGGMCMHDEATPHYIDLIDQTTMGHLFIKDAFGQTPRVGWQIDPFGHSAVQAYLLGAELGFDSLYFARIDYQDRAKRKDDKTLEVIWRGSSSLGSSSQIFTGIFPRHYDPPDGFTFEINDVSPPIQDDVLLFDYNVKERVNDFVAAALAQANGTRTNHLMWAMGTDFRYQYAVSWFRQMDKFIHYVNMDGRVNALYSTPSIYTDAKYAADEKWPVKTGDFFPYADQENAYWTGYFTSRPAFKGYVRMMSSYYLAARQLEYFVGRSGSGPNTDVLGDALALAQHHDAVSGTERQHVAADYALRISMGYAKAEEVVVSSLASLTESRLNSSHDSLSTKLQQCPLLNISYCPPSESLLSNGKSFVVIVYNPLGWKREEVVRIPVSFKEVIVQDHDGREIVSQLLPLTNFSLNTRNYHVRAYLGVSPGNTPSYWLAFSAFVPPLGFSTYIISRANKTDASVTMSAISRPEGGSNNIVEIGQGNLKLHYSAQEGKLVHYSNSRNLVRTSAEQTYSYYSGYEGFDRVNQASGAYVFRPNNTYTIKPEGQVPLTVMRGPVVDEIHQQINAWIYQVTRVYKGTEHAEVEYNIGPIPVDDKVGKEITAKISTALKTNKTFYTDSNGRDFIRRVRDYREDWDLQVNQPIAGNYYPINLGIYAKDEKMELSVLVDRAVGGASLVDGQIELMLHRRLLYDDARGVGEVLNETVCVLKDCKGLMVNGMFYIKIDPLGEGAKWRRTFGQEIYSPLLLAFAEQDENNWLSSHVPTFSAVDSSYSLPKNIAVVTLQELDSGIVLLRLAHLYETGEDKDYSVMSSVELKKLFTGKKMTKVVEMNLSGNQERAEMEKKRLVWKVEGSTAETKITRGGPIDPKKLVVELAPMEIRTFFISVNNLKMFGS; encoded by the exons ATGGAGGGTTTTAACTTGAAACATTCCTCAATTCTGCACATCCTATTATTCTTGTTGTTTAGTTGTTTTGGTGTGAATTCAAAGTACATAGCTTATAACACTTCACAGGGAATAGTTGGTGACAAAATCAATGTTCATTTGGTCCCTCATTCTCACGACGATGTTGGGTGGTTGAAGACCGTGGATCAGTACTATTTCGGTGGCAATAATTCCATTCGG GGAGCTTGTGTTCAGAATGTATTGGACTCTGTTATTCAAGCACTTTTGGATGACAAGAATCGCAAGTTTATCTATGTTGAAATG GCTTTCTTTCAGCGGTGGTGGAGACAGCAGAGTCCAGCACTGAAGAAAAAAGTTAAGGAGTTGGTCAATTCTGGTCAACTGGAGttcat AAATGGGGGTATGTGTATGCACGATGAGGCAACACCACATTACATTGATCTCATTGATCAAACTACTATGGGTCACTTGTTCATCAAGGATGCATTTGGTCAAACACCTAGAGTTGGTTGGCAAATCGATCCTTTTGGACATTCTGCTGTTCAAGCTTACTTGTTAGGTGCAGAG CTGGGATTCGACTCTCTCTATTTTGCGAGAATTGATTACCAAGATAGAGCTAAGCGGAAAGATGATAAAACCCTTGAGGTCATATGGCGGGGTTCCAGTTCTCTTGGCTCATCTTCACAG ATATTTACTGGTATATTTCCCAGGCACTATGATCCGCCCGATGGTTTTACATTTGAAATAAATGATGTCTCCCCTCCTATACAG GATGATGTTCTTTTGTTCGATTACAATGTTAAAGAGCGAGTCAATGATTTCGTAGCTGCTGCATTAGCTCAG GCTAATGGTACCAGGACAAACCACTTAATGTGGGCCATGGGAACAGATTTTCGGTATCAGTATGCAGTTTCATGGTTTAGACAGATGGACAAGTTCATTCATTATGTTAACATG GATGGGCGTGTTAATGCTCTGTACTCAACCCCGTCAATTTATACTGATGCAAAGTATGCAGCAGATGAGAAATGGCCTGTCAAAACGGGGGATTTCTTTCC GTATGCAGATCAAGAAAATGCATACTGGACGGGTTACTTTACGAGTAGGCCGGCTTTTAAAGGTTATGTTAGAATGATGAGTTCTTACTATCTG GCAGCAAGGCAGTTGGAATACTTCGTGGGAAGGAGTGGTTCAGGTCCAAATACAGATGTATTGGGTGATGCATTAGCACTTGCTCAACACCATGATGCAGTTAGTGGTACTGAAAGGCAGCATGTGGCTGCTGATTATGCATTGCGAATTTCGATGGGCTATGCAAAG GCAGAAGAGGTGGTTGTCTCATCTCTAGCTTCACTTACGGAATCAAGATTGAATTCTAGTCATGACAGTTTAAGCACCAAGCTCCAGCAG TGTCCACTTCTCAATATCAGTTACTGCCCTCCATCAGAGTCTTTGCTGTCTAATGGAAAAAGCTTT GTTGTTATTGTCTATAACCCATTAGGATGGAAGAGGGAGGAAGTTGTTCGAATACCT GTTTCCTTTAAGGAAGTAATTGTTCAGGATCATGATGGAAGAGAAATTGTGTCACAGCTTCTTCCTTTGACCAATTTTTCGTTGAACACCAGAAATTATCATGTTAGAGCATACTTGGGTGTATCCCCTGGTAACACCCCTAGCTATTGGCTTGCTTTTTCAGCATTTGTGCCACCACTTGGTTTCAGCACTTATATCATTTCAAGGGCAAACAAGACAG ATGCTAGCGTAACAATGTCAGCAATATCCAGACCTGAAGGAGGTTCCAATAATATAGTGGAAATTGGCCAAGGAAATCTGAAGCTGCATTATAGTGCACAAGAAGGAAAACTTGTTCACTACAGTAACAGCAGAAATTTG GTGAGGACGTCTGCTGAACAGACATACAGTTATTATTCAGGGTATGAAGGTTTTGATAGAGTTAATCAG GCCTCTGGGGCATATGTCTTTCGCCCCAATAATACCTATACAATTAAACCTGAAGGCCAG GTTCCACTTACTGTTATGAGGGGTCCAGTGGTAGATGAAATACATCAACAGATCAATGCATGGATATATCAG GTCACAAGAGTTTACAAGGGAACGGAACATGCAGAAGTGGAATATAAT ATTGGACCTATACCTGTGGATGATAAAGTCGGTAAAGAAATAACAGCTAAAATTTCGACAGCCTTAAAGACCAATAAAACCTTTTATACAGATTCAAACGGGAGAGACTTCATTCGAAGG GTTCGAGATTACAGAGAAGACTGGGATCTGCAAGTCAACCAACCAATTGCTGGAAACTACTACCCT ATAAATCTTGGAATATATGCCAAGGATGAGAAGATGGAACTTTCAGTGTTGGTTGACCGTGCAGTGGGTGGGGCCAGTTTGGTAGATGGTCAGATAGAGTTGATGCTCCATAG GAGGCTCCTTTACGATGATGCTAGAGGAGTTGGCGAGGTGTTAAATGAAACAGTTTGTGTCCTTAAAGATTGCAAAGGTTTGATG GTTAATGGAatgttttatatcaaaattgacCCTCTTGGAGAAGGGGCCAAGTGGCGTCGCACATTTGGCCAAGAGATATATTCTCCGCTTCTTTTAGCATTTGCAGAACAG GACGAGAATAACTGGCTGAGTTCCCATGTTCCAACCTTTTCAGCTGTTGATTCCTCCTATAGTTTGCCTAAGAACATTGCTGTAGTAACTCTTCAG GAACTTGATAGTGGAATAGTGCTCCTTCGGTTAGCTCATTTATACGAG ACTGGAGAGGATAAAGACTATTCTGTAATGTCAAGCGTAGAATTAAAGAAGCTGTTCACAGGCAAGAAG ATGACGAAGGTGGTGGAGATGAACTTATCCGGTAATCAAGAAAGAGCTGAAATGGAGAAAAAAAGACTAGTTTGGAAAGTAGAAGGCTCGACAGCAGAAACCAAGATCACAAGGGGAGGACCCATTGATCCGAAAAAACTCGTTGTGGAGCTTGCACCTATGGAAATCCGGACTTTCTTTATCAGTGTAAACAACCTTAAAATGTTTGGTTCTTGA